A single region of the Malus sylvestris chromosome 8, drMalSylv7.2, whole genome shotgun sequence genome encodes:
- the LOC126632354 gene encoding uncharacterized protein LOC126632354: MSEISGSRSPTLLLLLASISLQFFPGLSDDSSSSKDGKKSESHSTSSHTGSTLVIIFLGLVVVALFSFFLFKLWQKKKRDEQYARLLKLFEEDDELELELGLRD; this comes from the exons ATGAGTGAAATTTCTGGTAGCAGATCGCCGACTTTGCTTTTATTATTAGCTTCAATTTCTCTCCAATTCTTTCCAG GCCTTTCTGATGATTCATCTAGTTCCAAAGACGGTAAAAAATCTGAGAGTCATTCCACTTCCAGCCACACTGGTTCAACGTTGGTCatcatattccttggacttgtAGTAGTTGCGTTGttctcctttttccttttcaagCTATGGCAAAAGAAGAAACGAGACGAACAGTATGCCCGGCTTTTGAAGTTGTTTGAAGAGGATGATGAGCTTGAGCTCGAACTCGGTCTTCGGGATTGA
- the LOC126632324 gene encoding elongation factor 1-gamma-like, protein MALVLHAGKTKNGYKVLIVAEYSGVKVLAPNFEIGVTNKTPEYLKLNPIGKYPLLTTPDGPIFESNAIARYVARLKPDNPLCGSSLIDYAHIEQWIDFGSMEIDANVLNWWLPRVGQRVYLPPAEEFAISSLKRALGALNTHLASNTYLVGHSVTLADIVVGCNLYFGFTEILTKSFTSEFPHVERYFWTLVNQPTFKKVIGDVKQAVSVPPVVSAKKPAQPAKGKAKEEPKKEAKKEAEKPKAEAAEEVEEAPKPKPKNPLDLLPPSKMVLDDWKRLYSNTKTKFREVAIKGFWDMYDPEGYSLWFCEYKYNDENTVSFVTLNKVGGFLQRMDLARKYAFGKMLVIGSEAPFKVKGLWLFRGQEIPKFVMDECYDMELYNWTKVDISDENQKERVNQMIEDQEPFEGEALLDAKCFK, encoded by the exons ATGGCTTTG GTCTTGCATGCAGGGAAGACAAAAAATGGTTACAAGGTGCTCATTGTTGCCGAGTACAGTGGTGTGAAAGTACTTGCACCCAACTTTGAGATTGGTGTCACAAACAAGACTCCTGAGTATTTGAAGTTAAACCCTATTGGAAAG TATCCACTGTTGACAACACCTGATGGTCCCATCTTTGAGAGTAACGCCATTGCACGCTATG TCGCACGCTTAAAGCCTGACAATCCTCTGTGTGGTTCTTCTCTGATTGACTAT GCCCATATTGAGCAATGGATTGATTTTGGATCCATGGAGATTGATGCTAACGTACTTAACTGGTGGTTACCTAGAGTGGGACAACGCGTGTACCTTCCTCCA GCTGAGGAATTTGCAATTTCTTCGTTGAAGAGAGCACTAGGTGCCTTGAACACCCATCTTGCTTCCAACACATACCTAGTTGGGCATTCTGTAACCCTTGCTGACATTGTTGTTGGATGCAATTTGTACTTTGGGTTCACCGAAATTTTGACTAAGAGCTTCACCTCAGAGTTTCCCCACGTTGAGAGATACTTCTGGACCCTGGTCAATCAACCAACCTTCAAAAAGGTAATTGGTGATGTCAAGCAGGCTGTTTCAGTTCCACCAGTTGTATCTGCAAAGAAGCCTGCCCAGCCTGCTAAAGGCAAGGCCAAGGAGGAGCCCAAGAAAGAAGCCAAAAAGGAGGCGGAAAAACCCAAGGCAGAAGCTGCTGAGGAAGTGGAAGAGGCTCCAAAGCCTAAACCCAAGAATCCTCTTGATCTGCTTCCCCCAAGTAAGATGGTATTGGACGACTGGAAGAGACTTTACTCTAACACAAAGACCAAATTCCGTGAGGTTGCTATTAAAG GATTCTGGGACATGTACGATCCCGAAGGATACTCTCTTTGGTTCTGTGAGTACAAGTACAATGATGAGAATACAGTTTCCTTTGTGACACTGAACAAGGTGGGTGGATTCCTTCAGAGGATGGATTTGGCCCGCAAGTATGCTTTTGGAAAGATGCTTGTGATTGGCTCAGAGGCACCCTTCAAGGTGAAGGGGCTGTGGCTCTTCCGTGGGcaagaaattcccaaatttgTGATGGATGAGTGCTACGACATGGAGCTCTACAACTGGACAAAGGTTGACATTTCGGATGAAAACCAAAAGGAGCGTGTCAACCAGATGATCGAAGACCAGGAGCCGTTCGAGGGAGAGGCTCTTTTGGATGCCAAGTGCTTCAAGTGA